Proteins from a genomic interval of Yarrowia lipolytica chromosome 1E, complete sequence:
- a CDS encoding uncharacterized protein (Compare to YALI0E16280g, weakly similar to uniprot|Q04177 Saccharomyces cerevisiae YDR398W snoRNA binding activity, similar to Saccharomyces cerevisiae UTP5 (YDR398W); ancestral locus Anc_5.490), which yields MTYSGKYEEIFCVEHVSGRHRRVGTPQNSPFPRFPATPTLSALFFYHTRCTCYNTSLGQFSCRKKIQSLNYFFLHLDNHQASQIIPPQLTHIMSEQLSRFDPALTQYASVTSALNQHKIRVQAVSGANASLQPVEFVLEKGTTVTALKWTKNVGEGASSSSRRKKTKTQDSAAASSEEYLVSVGTNRGDILTFSPAQAKLVSALRGGHSLPVADFDVDANSGTTYSLDNRGLLNVWKGSSVERSVDKTGAKLVAVLPSGNVLLATHNIAVYGPQGDDSSAVSFDSALFDIPSHTSTVTELCVRGDLVAAVAGDRLINVVNVAQKKIVLVLMAESGAHRVSMNGDILTALTEGGAAEFFQLAQTNGSTPNSKKGKRKSIVTKSSFASLDLERGTKAAGQNLVIDAIALTAKEAYYSYTERAQAQFAHVTLAALETEPTMTVVHDPKNAANHYTEERTVPVSYNEEDAIIAAGDDYSQLENGVGSDESDDDESATLAEKMDALKRENKTTKSGLSGTAPPTMGSLSTVLTQAIKSDDDDLLESCLLFRDEEGIKSTVQRLNSNLAVLLLERLAAKMTAQPSRGRQFNAWIKWVMVAHGGYLVTVPKLLVTVSRLHKALNTRVNTLDRLLALEGRLEMLEAQMELRNASHGANDDDEESDSEVEFVEGEEDIDEDDEEDDMSEIMAMGDDDDVEMGEGDEGEDDEDEDEDEESDEEDEDENEIALPDSDEEEMKQVLNKKRGKQ from the coding sequence ATGACATATAGTGGCAAATACGAGGAGATATTTTGTGTCGAGCACGTTTCGGGTCGACACCGAAGAGTCGGAACCCCCCAAAACTCCCCGTTTCCACGCTTCCCCGCAACTCCAACGCTCTCTGCTCTGTTCTTCTACCACACCAGATGTACTTGTTACAATACAAGTCTCGGTCAATTTTcatgcagaaaaaaaattcagAGTTTAAATTATTTTTTCCTGCACTTGGACAACCATCAGGCAAGCCAGATAATTCCACCACAACTCACACACATCATGTCGGAACAGCTGTCTCGATTCGATCCCGCTCTCACGCAGTACGCCAGCGTCACAAGTGCGCTTAACCAGCACAAGATCCGTGTCCAGGCGGTCTCAGGCGCCAATGCCAGTCTCCAGCCCGTGGAGTTTgtgttggagaagggcACCACTGTGACTGCTCTCAAGTGGACCAAGAACGTTGGCGAGGGCGCCTCGTCGTCTTCTCGACgcaagaagaccaagacccAGGACTCGGCGGCTGCTTCTTCCGAGGAATATCTAGTTTCTGTGGGAACCAACCGGGGCGACATTCTCACTTTTTCTCCCGCCCAGGCCAAGCTTGTGTCTGCTCTCCGAGGCGGCCATTCTCTGCCTGTGGCCGACTTTGACGTCGACGCCAACTCCGGCACCACCTACTCGCTTGACAACCGAGGTCTTTTGAACGTGTGGAAGGGCTCTTCTGTGGAACGATCTGTGGACAAGACCGGCGCCAAGCTGGTGGCCGTTCTGCCCTCGGGTAACgtgctgctggccaccCACAACATCGCCGTCTACGGCCCCCAGGGCGATGACTCGTCGGCCGTCTCGTTTGACTCGGCTCTGTTTGATATCCCCTCGCACACCTCTACTGTCACCGAGCTGTGTGTTCGAGGTGACCTTGTTGCTGCCGTTGCTGGCGACCGTCTCATCAACGTGGTTAACGTGGCTCAGAAGAAAATTGTGCTGGTGCTCATGGCCGAGTCGGGTGCCCACCGTGTCTCCATGAACGGCGACATTCTCACCGCCCTGACAGAGGGAGGAGCCGCCGAGTTCTTCCAGCTCGCCCAGACTAACGGATCCACCCCCAACAGCAAGAAGGGAAAGCGCAAGAGCATTGTCACCAAGTCCTCGTTTGCATCGCTGGACCTGGAGCGGGGCACTAAGGCTGCCGGCCAGAACCTCGTCATCGACGCCATCGCGCTcaccgccaaggaggcctactactcgtacaccGAGCGGGCCCAGGCCCAGTTTGCACACGTGActctggctgctctggagaccGAGCCCACCATGACGGTGGTGCACGACCCCAAAAACGCCGCAAACCACTACACCGAGGAGCGAACTGTGCCCGTGTCCtacaacgaggaggacgcTATcattgctgctggagacgaCTATTCACAGCTGGAGAACGGTGTAGGAAGCGACGAGTccgatgacgacgagtctgCCACTCTGGCCGAAAAGATGGACGCTCTCAAGCGAGAaaacaagaccaccaagagCGGACTTTCCGGAACTGCTCCCCCGACCATGGGATCTCTATCCACTGTTCTTACCCAGGCCATCAagtccgacgacgacgatctGCTCGAGTCGTGTCTCCTTTTCCgagacgaggagggcaTCAAGTCTACCGTCCAGCGACTCAACAGTAATCTGGCCGTGCTACTTTTGGAGCGTTTGGCTGCCAAGATGACCGCCCAACCCTCTAGAGGCCGACAGTTCAACGCCTGGATCAAGTGGGTCATGGTGGCACATGGAGGATACCTGGTGACCGTGcccaagctgctggtgaCTGTGTCGCGACTTCACAAGGCTCTTAATACCCGAGTCAACACACTGGATCGtctgctggctctggagggCCGTCTGGAGATGCTTGAGGCCCAGATGGAACTGCGAAACGCCAGCCACGGCgccaacgacgacgacgaggagtcCGACTCCGAGGTCGAGTTTGTCGAGGGCGAAGAGGACATTGACGAAGACgatgaggaagacgacATGTCCGAGATCATGGCCATGGgcgatgatgacgatgtCGAGATGGGTGAGGGGGACGAAGGtgaggatgatgaggacgaggacgaggacgaagaAAGTGACgaagaggacgaggacgagaacgagaTTGCTCTGCCTGACtcggacgaggaggagatgaagcaggtgctcaacaagaagcgaggCAAGCAGTAA
- a CDS encoding uncharacterized protein (Compare to YALI0E16294g, similar to Saccharomyces cerevisiae NCB2 (YDR397C); ancestral locus Anc_5.489, similar to uniprot|Q92317 Saccharomyces cerevisiae YDR397c YNC2beta functional homolog of human NC2beta/Dr1), translated as MSDRETSGNDDLSLPKATVQKIVSEIIPSDLAFAKDTRDVLIECCIEFIMMLSTESNEIAEKESKKTIAPEHVIKALQELGFIDYIEPIKDLIVEHKEALKSREKKVGKLEQSGMTEEELLRKQEEMFAAARSKLNNNA; from the exons ATGAGCGACAGAGAAACTTCAGGGAATGACGACCTTTCGTTGCCCAAGG CCACGGTGCAGAAGATAGTGAGCGAAATCATTCCGTCAGACCTGGCGTTTGCCAAGGACACCCGCGACGTGTTGATCGAGTGCTGCATCGAGTTCATCATGATGCTGAGCACCGAAAGCAACGAGattgccgagaaggagagcaAGAAGACGATTGCGCCGGAACATGTCATCAAGGCTCTGCAGGAGCTGGGATTCATAGACTACATTGAGCCCATCAAGGACCTGATTGTGGAGCACAAGGAGGCGCTCAAGTCGCGGGAGAAGAAGGTTGGAAAGCTGGAGCAGTCGGGCatgaccgaggaggagctgttGAGAAAGCAGGAGGAAATGTTTGCTGCCGCCAGAAgcaagctcaacaacaacgcATAg
- a CDS encoding uncharacterized protein (Compare to YALI0E16346g, highly similar to uniprot|O13426 Candida albicans Serine hydroxymethyltransferase cytosolic (EC 2.1.2.1) (Serine methylase) (Glycine hydroxymethyltransferase) (SHMT) (SHMII)): MSSYALSNNHKDLIEASLHDLDPEVEGIMKDEIDRQKHSIVLIASENFTSKSVFDALGSPMCNKYSEGYPGARYYGGNQHIDRIETLCQNRALKAFGVTPDKWGVNVQTLSGSPANLQVYQAIMKPHDRLMGLDLPHGGHLSHGYQTDNRKISAVSTYFETMPYRVDLETGIIDYDMLEKTAILYRPKVLVAGTSAYCRLIDYKRMREIADKVGAYLVVDMAHISGLIAAGVIPSPFEYADIVTTTTHKSLRGPRGAMIFFRRGVRSVDPKTGKEILYDLENPINFSVFPGHQGGPHNHTITALAVALKQAADPTFREYQEQVLKNAKALETEFNKLGYNLVSGGTDSHMVLVSLRDKGIDGARVETVCEQINIALNKNSIPGDKSALVPGGVRIGAPAMSTRGFGEEDFKKIANYISQAVDLAIEIQQGLPKEANKLKDFKAAAQAGGNPKIEALKTEISNWAGQFPLPV, translated from the exons ATGTCTTCATACGCCCTTTCCAACAACCATAAGGAT ctcATTGAAGCCTCCCTCCACGACCTCGACCCCGAGGTCGAGGGCATCAtgaaggacgagattgacCGACAGAAGCACTCCATCGTCCTCATTGCCTCCGAAAACTTCACCTCCAAGTCTGTTTTCGACGCCCTTGGATCTCCCATGTGCAACAAGTACTCCGAGGGATACCCCGGCGCCCGATACTACGGTGGTAACCAGCACATTGACCGAATCGAGACTCTGTGCCAGAACCGAGCCCTCAAGGCCTTCGGCGTCACCCCCGACAAGTGGGGCGTCAACGTCCAGACCCTGTCTGGCTCTCCCGCAAACCTCCAGGTCTATCAGGCCATCATGAAGCCCCACGATCGACTCATGGGTCTTGATCTGCCCCACGGAGGCCATCTTTCTCACGGTTACCAGACCGACAACCGAAAGATCTCCGCCGTCTCCACCTACTTCGAGACCATGCCCTACCGAGTCGACCTCGAGACCGGCATCATCGACTACGACATGCTCGAGAAGACTGCCATCCTCTATCGACCCAAGGTTCTGGTTGCCGGAACCTCCGCTTACTGCCGACTCATTGACTACAAGCGAATGCGAGAGATTGCCGACAAGGTTGGCGCTTACCTCGTTGTCGACATGGCCCATATTTCCGGCCTGATCGCCGCCGGTGTCATCCCCTCTCCCTTTGAGTACGCTGAcattgtcaccaccaccacccacaagTCTCTGCGAGGCCCCCGAGGTGCCATGATCTTTTTCCGACGAGGTGTCCGATCCGTCGACCCCAAGACTGGTAAGGAGATTCTCTACGACCTTGAGAACCCCATCAACTTCTCCGTCTTCCCCGGCCACCAGGGAGGtccccacaaccacaccatCACCGCTCTGGCCGTTGCCCTGAAGCAGGCTGCTGACCCCACTTTCCGGGAGTACCAGGAGCAGGTTCTCAAGAAcgccaaggctctggagaccGAGTTCAACAAGCTCGGTTACAACCTCGTGTCCGGCGGAACCGACTCCCACATGGTTCTGGTTTCCCTGCGAGACAAGGGCATTGACGGTGCTCGAGTCGAGACTGTTTGCGAGCAGATCAACATtgctctcaacaagaactCCATCCCCGGTGACAAGTCTGCCCTTGTCCCCGGTGGTGTCCGAATCGGTGCTCCCGCCATGTCCACCCGAGGCTTCGGCGAGGAGgacttcaagaagattgCCAACTACATCTCGCAAGCCGTCGATCTCGCCATTGAGATCCAGCAGGGActgcccaaggaggccaacaagctcaaggacttcaaggctgctgcccaGGCTGGTGGCAACCCCAAGatcgaggctctcaagaccgAGATCTCCAACTGGGCCGGCCAGTTCCCTCTGCCCGTTTAA
- a CDS encoding uncharacterized protein (Compare to YALI0E16324g, similar to Saccharomyces cerevisiae SXM1 (YDR395W); ancestral locus Anc_5.488, similar to uniprot|P46970 Saccharomyces cerevisiae YJR132w NMD5 NAM7P interacting protein), whose protein sequence is MEKKKGSITLHRVSTLSENDKYSKMDTNALYSCFEATTNGNPNTIKQAEAQLKEVDKMPGFIHSCLDIVREPQASDNVRKAASVYLKNMVTRNWNPHTSSKKLIRVEEKPEFREKLVPTLVSVSGAEGVNSLLRSQLVAMLAYIVVLDYPKDWPSLLGQAEQLLQSESDQDKFTGVLILTEVTKRYRYTTGESRAHLNEIITRTFPTLLLFGQSLVNQDSYYAGDMLRHILKMYKYATYYKLPVELQGDDSLRPWAELHLNAITRTLPQEVLALDVEDRELHPWTKCQKWGYANLYRIYHRYGAESVVAAEYEAFSARFNSQYVPEILRAYFQRIEGWAKGEIWISGKSLYKLVYFLEDCIRVKENWHLIQDHIDTIVRHVVFPLLCLTENDLEAFEDEPVEYIHRRIDVYDENPTADMAATSFLITLVEKRPSCLPSVLQLVQETVQANSGNGELEPAIKRESALRMLGAISHLIIMKKKNAQFRTMIEPFLMEYVVPDFTSPHGFMRARACEMVNSYADIEFQNQDTVRTLYSKVLVCLQDQHLPVRAEAALALQPLIQIDDVRVALADNITAIMQQLLELSNEIELDAISAVMENFVDSFSEQLAPFAVQLATQLRDQFMRIAQELCEKKNPDPDADDNFDFYADEDKTLAAEGILNTIITLIMAMDNSVESIYAIEEVLMPVYKLVLEQGLVEFLAAILELIEDTTFCTKSISPNMWAIFAVLSDTFVEHAMDFIEELQPVLENYMNYGADQLKQNPTFIAKIWHIIESVLTENEGRLSWQEKVYACRLIQALVLNFHGHVDEYVERIVKHTVSILVAEPNPEEPMKPVFRLHLIENILSCLIYNPVATIGLLEQVNFTAPFFSMWFENMEQFTRVNDKKLICLALLAVINNAAALPEALQQNLPSLFQGLVSVMGTLPAAEKHKEEVSKEFDPTLGSDLAAYTGEHFDYDDEEDFNPADLPEGEEEDEEDEDEAYAKLLQSESILSGGFRFDDGDTVEEEGLVDNPTDSVNMYAQFKQQVEALSQSNSGLYQTLVSSLTPDQVKVVENMYQRADQAPRQ, encoded by the coding sequence atggaaaaaaaaaaaggtaGCATTACATTGCACCGAGTGTCCACGCTATCTGAGAACGACAAATACAGCAAGATGGACACAAACGCGCTGTACTCGTGCTTCGAGGCCACCACCAACGGCAACCccaacaccatcaagcAGGCCGAGgcccagctcaaggaggtggacaAGATGCCCGGCTTCATCCACAGCTGTCTGGACATTGTTCGGGAGCCCCAGGCGTCGGACAATGTGCGCAAGGCCGCCTCGGTCTATCTCAAGAACATGGTCACTCGAAACTGGAACCCCCACACCTCTTCCAAGAAGCTGATCCGggtcgaggagaagcccgAGTTCCGGGAGAAGCTGGTGCCTACTCTTGTATCTGTGTCCGGGGCTGAGGGCGTCAATTCGCTGCTGCGATCTCAGCTGGTGGCCATGCTGGCATACATTGTCGTGCTGGACTACCCCAAGGACTGGCCATCTCTGCTGGGCCAGGCtgagcagctgcttcaGAGCGAGTCGGACCAGGACAAATTCACCGGCGTGCTGATCCTCACCGAAGTCACCAAGCGATACCGATACACCACCGGCGAGAGCCGAGCGCACCTCAACGAGATCATCACACGCACTTTCCCCacgttgctgctgtttggcCAATCGCTGGTGAATCAGGACTCGTACTACGCTGGCGACATGCTGCGACACATTCTTaaaatgtacaagtacgccaCCTACTACAAGCTGCCCGTGGAGCTGCAGGGCGACGATTCTCTGCGGCCCTGGGCCGAGCTGCATCTCAACGCCATCACCCGAACCCTGCCCCAGGAGGTACTGGCTCTGGACGTGGAGGACCGTGAGCTGCATCCCTGGACAAAGTGCCAGAAGTGGGGCTACGCCAACCTCTACCGAATCTACCACCGATACGGCGCCGAGTCGGTCGTGGCCGCCGAGTACGAGGCCTTCAGCGCCCGATTCAACTCTCAGTACGTGCCCGAGATTCTGCGGGCCTACTTCCAGCGCATCGAGGGCTGGGCCAAGGGTGAGATCTGGATCTCCGGCAAGTCGCTCTACAAGCTCGTCTACTTTCTGGAGGACTGCATCCGAGTCAAGGAGAACTGGCACTTGATCCAGGACCACATTGACACTATTGTGCGTCACGTGGTCTTCCCGCTGCTGTGTCTGACTGAGAACGACCTCGAGGCGTTTGAGGACGAGCCCGTGGAGTACATTCATCGACGAATCGATGTCTACGACGAAAACCCCACCGCCGACATGGCCGCCACCTCTTTCCTCATCACCCTGGTCGAGAAGCGGCCCTCCTGTCTGCCTTCTGTGCTGCAGCTGGTCCAGGAGACAGTGCAGGCCAACTCTGGCAACGGAGAGCTCGAGCCCGCCATTAAGCGTGAGTCTGCGCTGCGAATGTTGGGTGCCATCTCCCATCTCATTatcatgaagaagaagaatgCCCAGTTCCGAACCATGATCGAGCCATTCCTCATGGAGTACGTGGTGCCCGATTTCACCTCCCCCCACGGCTTTATGCGAGCACGAGCCTGCGAGATGGTCAACTCGTACGCCGACATTGAGTTCCAGAACCAGGACACGGTGCGAACTCTCTACAGCAAGGTGCTGGTCTGTCTGCAGGACCAGCACCTGCCTGTGCGagccgaggctgctctggctctgcagCCTCTGATCCAGATTGACGACGTGCGTGTGGCGCTGGCAGACAACATCACCGCCATcatgcagcagctgctggagctgtccAACGAGATTGAGCTGGATGCCATCTCGGCCGTCATGGAGAACTTTGTGGACTCCTTCTCCGAGCAGCTGGCGCCCTTCGCTGTTCAGCTCGCCACCCAGCTGCGAGACCAGTTTATGCGAATCGCCCAGGAGCTGtgtgagaagaagaaccccGACCCGGATGCCGACGACAACTTTGATTTCTACGCCGACGAAGACAAGACTCTGGCTGCCGAGGGTAttctcaacaccatcattACCCTCATCATGGCCATGGACAACTCCGTGGAGTCCATCTATgccattgaggaggtgCTGATGCCCGTGTACAagctggttctggagcaggGTCTGGTCGAGTTCCTGGCCGCCATTCTCGAGCTCATTGAGGATACCACCTTCTGCACAAAGTCCATCTCGCCCAACATGTGGGCCATCTTTGCGGTGCTGTCGGATACGTTTGTGGAGCACGCCATGGACTTCATTGAGGAATTGCAGCCCGTGTTGGAGAACTACATGAACTACGGTGCcgaccagctcaagcagAACCCCACCTTCATTGCCAAGATCTGGCACATCATCGAGTCTGTTCTCACCGAAAATGAGGGCCGGCTGTCCTGGCAGGAAAAGGTGTACGCCTGTCGACTTATTCAGGCTCTCGTGCTCAACTTCCACGGCCACGTGGACGAGTACGTGGAGCGAATCGTCAAGCACACCGTGTCGATTCTGGTTGCCGAGCCTAACCCCGAGGAGCCCATGAAGCCCGTCTTCCGTCTGCATTTGATTGAGAACATTCTGTCGTGTCTCATCTACAACCCCGTGGCCACCATTGGCCTCCTGGAGCAGGTCAACTTCACTgcgcccttcttctccatgtgGTTCGAGAACATGGAGCAGTTCACCCGAgtcaacgacaagaagctcatttGTCTTGCTCTGCTAGCAGTGATCAACAACGCTGCTGCTCTGCCCGAGGCTCTGCAGCAGAACCTTCCCTCTCTGTTCCAGGGACTGGTGTCTGTCATGGGCACTCTTCCCGCTGCTGAGAAgcacaaggaggaggtgtccAAGGAGTTCGATCCCACCCTCGGCTCAGATCTGGCTGCATACACTGGCGAGCACTTTGACtatgacgacgaggaggacttCAACCCCGCTGACCTGCCCGAGGgcgaagaggaggacgaggaggatgaggacgaggccTATGCCAAGCTGTTGCAGTCGGAGAGCATTCTCAGTGGCGGCTTCCGATTCGACGACGGAGATACcgtggaagaggagggtCTGGTGGACAACCCCACCGACAGCGTCAACATGTACGCGCAGTTCAAGCAGCAGGTGGAGGCGCTCTCACAGAGCAACTCTGGATTGTACCAGACTCTGGTATCTTCTCTTACTCCTGACCAGGTCAAGGTTGTTGAGAACATGTACCAGCGAGCCGACCAAGCTCCTCGACAGTAA